CGGGCAGGGCTGCGAGGTCTGGTTCGCCGATCTCAAGCGAACCCCGCAGGGCATCCTGCGTAGCAAGGACTATGTGCTGGCCAGTCGTGACGAAGCGCGTCTGGACGCCCTGGTCAGTCTGGCGCGGCTGGCTTGGAGCCGGGTCATGCTCGCGGAATCACTGCGCCAGGAGACGCTGGTCAAGGAGCGCGAACAGTTGCGCTCGGCGCTGCTCTCGTCGATATCGCACGACCTTCGCACACCCCTGGCGACCATGATCGGCTCAGTCTCCAGTCTGATCGATCTGGCCGATGCGCTGAGCCGCAAGCAGCGGGCAGAGTTGCTCGATAACACGCTCAGCGAAGCGCGAAGACTGGATCGCTATATCCAGAAACTGCTCGATATGACCCGGCTCGGCCATGGCGAGCTGACGCTCGATCGTGACTGGGTGGGTGTAGACGACATCGTCAGCGTGGTGCTGCGCCGAGTGCGCCCGTTGCAGGGCGACGTCGAACTGAAGGTAGCACTGCCTGCGGATCTGCCGCTCTTGCATGTGCACCCGGCATTGATCGAGCAGGCGGTATTCAACGTACTGGAGAATGCCGTGCGTTTTTCGCCGCCGGGCGGCGCGGTCCGGATCGAGGCTTCACACGATCCAGACTGGCTGTGTCTGGATATCACCGATTCGGGGCCAGGCATACGGCCCGAGGCCTGGGAGCAGGTATTCGACATGTTCCATACCTTCAGCCATGGGGACCAGTACGCTGCCGGCACCGGGCTTGGCCTGGCGATATGCCGGGGCATTCTCGGCGCCCATCGCGGATCGGCTCGCGTTCACCGCAGTGAGCCGAACGGCGGCACGACGTTCCGACTCAGCCTGCCGATCACCCGGCCCGACAACCAGCGAGACGCAGCCGAATGACTCATGTTCTGATCATTGATGACGAACCGCAGATCCGGCGGTTTCTGACTATCTGCCTGGGCTCGCAGGGGTATCAACTCATCGAGGCGGCGGACGGACGCAGCGGACTGGAGCAGGCGGCTCTGCATGAGCCGGAGCTGGTGGTGATGGATCTGGGATTGCCGGACATGGACGGCCAGGTTCTGCTGCAGCGGCTGCGCGAGTTCTATCTGGGCCCGGTGATCGTGCTGTCAGTGCGCAACAGTGAGCGCGACAAGGTGATGGCGTTGGACAACGGCGCCAACGACTACGTGGAGAAGCCATTCGGGGCGAACGAGCTGCTGGCGCGGATACGCTCCGTCCTGCGTACCTTTGCCAGCATCGACGTACCGCCGACCGGCTTCGATGACGGCCATCTGAAGGTCGACCTGCAGGCACGACGGGTCAGTCTGGGTGGCGACGACGTGCATTTGTCGCGCAAGGAGTTCGACCTGCTGCGCTGTCTGATTGCCCACCCCGGCCGGATCGTCACCCAGCAGCAGCTGCTGAAGGAAATCTGGGGCCCCCACCACAGCCACGATACGCACTACTTACGTATTTTCATCGGGCGGCTGCGGGCCAAACTCAACGATGACCCTACCGCACCCCGTTATGTGGAAACCGAGGCCGGGGTGGGCTATCGCTTCATCGGCGGCGTCGAACGTTGATGTATGCGCTTTGTTTACGCCCGGCCGGAAGGCCTGGCATGGTTTGTTTACGCAGGATCCGCTGACAATCGCTGCACGCGATAGCCTCGGAGTGAACCATGCGCATCATCATCCTCGGTGCCGGACAGGTCGGCGGTACGCTGGCGGAACATCTGGCTGGTGAGGAAAACGATATCACCATCGTCGATACCGACGTACGCCGCCTGCGAATGCTGCAGGACCGCCTGGATGTTCGCACCCTGCGTGGCTCGGCGTCCCATCCGCAGGTGCTCGCCCAGGCCGGCGCGCAGGATGCCGACATGCTGGTCGCCGTGACCAGCAGTGACGAGATCAACATGATCGCCTGCCAGGTCGGCCAAAGCCTGTTCAACATTCCGACCAAGATTGCCCGGGTGCGCGAAGCGGACTATCTGTCGCGGGACAAGCAATTGTTCAAGCGCGAGGCGGTACCGATCGACGTTCTGATCAGCCCTGAAGAACTGGTGACGCGCAATCTCAAGCGCCTGATCGAATACCCCGGCGCACTGCAGGTGCTCGACTTTGCCGGCGGTCGCGCGCAGTTGGTCGCGGTGCGCGCCCATTATGGTGGTGCATTGGTCGGACAGGAAATCGCTTCGCTCAAGGAGCACACGCCCTCGGTGGACACCCGAGTCGCTGCGATTTTCCGCAAGAGCCGGCCGATCATCCCGCGTGGCGATACGCTGATCGAAGCGGACGACGAAGTATTTTTCATCGCGGCCCGGCCGGACATCCGCATGGTGATGAGCGAGATGCGCCGACGCGAGAAGCCCTACAAGCGCATCGTGATCGCCGGCGGCGGGAATATCGGTGCGCGTCTGGCGGCCGCTATCGAGCGCGATTATCGGGTCAAGGTGATCGAGTGCAATCCGGCGCGTTGCCAGGAGCTTTCAAACCAGCTGCGCCGTAGCGTGGTCCTGCATGGCAGCGCCTCGGATCGCGAATTGCTGATCGAAGAGAGCATCGAGTCGGCCGATGTATTCTTTGCGCTGACCAATGACGACGAGGCGAACATCATGGCCTCGATGTTGGCCAAGCGGCTCGGGGCGCGCACGGTCATCACCCTGATCAACAATCCTGCCTATGTCGACTTGGTACAGGGTGGGCTCATCGATATTGCGGTGTCGCCGCAGCTGTCCACCGTGGGTGCGCTGTTGGCCCACGTTCGCCGCGGTGATGTGGTGGCTGTGCACTCCCTGCGCCGCGGCGCGGCTGAAGCTCTGGAGGCGGTTGCGCACGGCGACGCGCAGAGCTCGCAAGTCGTCGGCAGGGCCATCGGCGAACTGCCGTTGCCTGCGGGTACCACGGTCGGTGCGCTGGTTCGGCGTGACGAGGTGATCATTGCTCACGACAGTACCGTCATCGAGGATGGCGATCACGTTATCCTGTTCGTGCCGGACAAGCGTGACGTCATCCGGATCGAGCGTCTATTCCAGATCGGACTCTCGTTCCTTTAACGGGATATCTTAGCCTGCTCATTGCTTCGAAATGTTTCAGACCCGCAGCGGCATCGTTCCATCCGCTAAGGTTTACGCGGTTCGTTACGCTACGAGGAGATAATACGATGACAGGCTTTCCGGTTGCGCCGCGCAAACAGCCCGGCTTCCTGTGGTTCGCCACGGCCTTTGTCTTGGCGATGCTGCTGACCGCAGGCTACGCCCGCGCACAGGACAATCCCTTCCGGGACAAGGTCGCCGTGATTACCGGTACAAGCTATGGCCTTGGGCGCGAATTGGCGTTGCTGGCGGCGAAAAACGATATGAAGCTGGTATTGGTCGATATGCGGCCCGAGCCTTCGCAGCAGCTTGCCGAGCAGATTCGCTCGCAGGGCGGTGAAGCGGTGTTCGTCGAGGCGGATCTGGCCAAGCCGGAGCAACGCCCGCAAGTAATCGATGAGGCGATGAAAGCGTATGGGCGAATCGACTATCTGTTCAACAACGCGGGCTACTCGTATCTGGCCACACTGGAACAGATGGATCTGGACCAGGCGCACCATCTGTTTGAGGTCAATTACTGGGCGTACGCCGATTTGGCGCAGCGCGTGATTCCGATCATGCGCGAGCAGGGCGGTGGCACCATTCTCAATGTGTCTTCGATCCTCGGCATGCGCGCCGCGCCGCCGCGCATGGCCCATTATTCAGCGAGCAAATACGCTATCCACGGCCTGTTCCAGGCGGCAGCCGAGGGCCTGAAAGAGGACAATATCAAGGTCTATATCGCGGCACCGGGCGGCATGCGCACTCATATCAGCAAGCATTCGGTCGGGCCTGAGGTCAGCGAGGGCGATCGCGCCGCAGATTGGGAGGATCCGGCTGTGCCGGCACGGGA
The nucleotide sequence above comes from Halopseudomonas xinjiangensis. Encoded proteins:
- a CDS encoding SDR family NAD(P)-dependent oxidoreductase yields the protein MTGFPVAPRKQPGFLWFATAFVLAMLLTAGYARAQDNPFRDKVAVITGTSYGLGRELALLAAKNDMKLVLVDMRPEPSQQLAEQIRSQGGEAVFVEADLAKPEQRPQVIDEAMKAYGRIDYLFNNAGYSYLATLEQMDLDQAHHLFEVNYWAYADLAQRVIPIMREQGGGTILNVSSILGMRAAPPRMAHYSASKYAIHGLFQAAAEGLKEDNIKVYIAAPGGMRTHISKHSVGPEVSEGDRAADWEDPAVPARDIFEMIQQDEVVFNPGYIGR
- the trkA gene encoding Trk system potassium transporter TrkA, encoding MRIIILGAGQVGGTLAEHLAGEENDITIVDTDVRRLRMLQDRLDVRTLRGSASHPQVLAQAGAQDADMLVAVTSSDEINMIACQVGQSLFNIPTKIARVREADYLSRDKQLFKREAVPIDVLISPEELVTRNLKRLIEYPGALQVLDFAGGRAQLVAVRAHYGGALVGQEIASLKEHTPSVDTRVAAIFRKSRPIIPRGDTLIEADDEVFFIAARPDIRMVMSEMRRREKPYKRIVIAGGGNIGARLAAAIERDYRVKVIECNPARCQELSNQLRRSVVLHGSASDRELLIEESIESADVFFALTNDDEANIMASMLAKRLGARTVITLINNPAYVDLVQGGLIDIAVSPQLSTVGALLAHVRRGDVVAVHSLRRGAAEALEAVAHGDAQSSQVVGRAIGELPLPAGTTVGALVRRDEVIIAHDSTVIEDGDHVILFVPDKRDVIRIERLFQIGLSFL
- a CDS encoding response regulator yields the protein MTHVLIIDDEPQIRRFLTICLGSQGYQLIEAADGRSGLEQAALHEPELVVMDLGLPDMDGQVLLQRLREFYLGPVIVLSVRNSERDKVMALDNGANDYVEKPFGANELLARIRSVLRTFASIDVPPTGFDDGHLKVDLQARRVSLGGDDVHLSRKEFDLLRCLIAHPGRIVTQQQLLKEIWGPHHSHDTHYLRIFIGRLRAKLNDDPTAPRYVETEAGVGYRFIGGVER
- a CDS encoding sensor histidine kinase, with amino-acid sequence MPLSRSRGMAMLALPVVVPLLATAVSLMLAPLLPSADLAMIYLAGVLITSIYSRVWPALVCAILSFLAYNFFLTEPRYSLEMFHSEDMLTALLLVMVAAITGHLAARLNEKVAALRDSQRWSDQQMNCARALSACVDADAVIDVFAAQVAAAMDCKLQRSMTGDAPVPSNLDQGVGWRRDGQGCEVWFADLKRTPQGILRSKDYVLASRDEARLDALVSLARLAWSRVMLAESLRQETLVKEREQLRSALLSSISHDLRTPLATMIGSVSSLIDLADALSRKQRAELLDNTLSEARRLDRYIQKLLDMTRLGHGELTLDRDWVGVDDIVSVVLRRVRPLQGDVELKVALPADLPLLHVHPALIEQAVFNVLENAVRFSPPGGAVRIEASHDPDWLCLDITDSGPGIRPEAWEQVFDMFHTFSHGDQYAAGTGLGLAICRGILGAHRGSARVHRSEPNGGTTFRLSLPITRPDNQRDAAE